Proteins from a single region of Bos indicus x Bos taurus breed Angus x Brahman F1 hybrid chromosome 29, Bos_hybrid_MaternalHap_v2.0, whole genome shotgun sequence:
- the IGF2 gene encoding insulin-like growth factor II isoform X2 codes for MGITAGKSVLVLLAFLAFASCCYAAYRPSETLCGGELVDTLQFVCGDRGFYFSRPSSRINRRSRGIVEECCFRSCDLALLETYCATPAKSERDVSASTTVLPDDVTAYPVGKFFQYDIWKQSTQRLRRGLPAFLRARRGRTLAKELEALREAKSHRPLIALPTQDPATHGGASSKASSD; via the exons ATGGGGATCACAGCAGGAAAGTCGGTGCTGGTGCTTCTTGCCTTCTTGGCCTTCGCCTCGTGCTGCTATGCTGCTTACCGCCCCAGCGAGACTCTGTGCGGCGGGGAGCTGGTGGACACCCTCCAGTTTGTCTGTGGGGACCGCGGCTTCTACTTCA GCCGACCATCCAGCCGCATAAACCGACGCAGCCGTGGCATCGTGGAAGAGTGTTGCTTCCGAAGCTGCGACCTGGCCCTGCTGGAGACTTACTGTGCCACCCCCGCCAAGTCCGAGAGGGATGTGTCTGCCTCTACGACCGTGCTTCCG GACGACGTCACCGCATACCCCGTGGGCAAGTTCTTCCAATATGACATCTGGAAGCAGTCCACCCAGCGCCTGCGCAGGGGCCTGCCCGCCTTCCTGCGAGCACGCCGGGGTCGCACGCTCGCCAAGGAGCTGGAGGCGCTCAGAGAGGCCAAGAGTCACCGTCCGCTGATCGCCCTGCCCACCCAGGACCCTGCCACCCACGGGGGCGCCTCTTCCAAGGCATCCAGCGATTAG
- the IGF2 gene encoding insulin-like growth factor II isoform X1 — protein MVSPDPQMTVVAPGAEPESTQVQRIEDGGTIIRIFWVGPKGELLRRTPVSSVLQTSMGITAGKSVLVLLAFLAFASCCYAAYRPSETLCGGELVDTLQFVCGDRGFYFSRPSSRINRRSRGIVEECCFRSCDLALLETYCATPAKSERDVSASTTVLPDDVTAYPVGKFFQYDIWKQSTQRLRRGLPAFLRARRGRTLAKELEALREAKSHRPLIALPTQDPATHGGASSKASSD, from the exons ATGGTTTCCCCAGACCCTCAAATGACCGTGGTGGCCCCCGGGGCTGAACCCGAATCTACGCAAGTCCAACGCATAGAGGACGGGGGAACCATTATCCGGATATTTTGGGTGGGCCCCAAAGGCGAGCTGCTTAGACGCACCCCGGTGAGCTCGGTCCTGCAG ACATCAATGGGGATCACAGCAGGAAAGTCGGTGCTGGTGCTTCTTGCCTTCTTGGCCTTCGCCTCGTGCTGCTATGCTGCTTACCGCCCCAGCGAGACTCTGTGCGGCGGGGAGCTGGTGGACACCCTCCAGTTTGTCTGTGGGGACCGCGGCTTCTACTTCA GCCGACCATCCAGCCGCATAAACCGACGCAGCCGTGGCATCGTGGAAGAGTGTTGCTTCCGAAGCTGCGACCTGGCCCTGCTGGAGACTTACTGTGCCACCCCCGCCAAGTCCGAGAGGGATGTGTCTGCCTCTACGACCGTGCTTCCG GACGACGTCACCGCATACCCCGTGGGCAAGTTCTTCCAATATGACATCTGGAAGCAGTCCACCCAGCGCCTGCGCAGGGGCCTGCCCGCCTTCCTGCGAGCACGCCGGGGTCGCACGCTCGCCAAGGAGCTGGAGGCGCTCAGAGAGGCCAAGAGTCACCGTCCGCTGATCGCCCTGCCCACCCAGGACCCTGCCACCCACGGGGGCGCCTCTTCCAAGGCATCCAGCGATTAG